The Flammeovirga agarivorans genome has a window encoding:
- a CDS encoding HlyD family secretion protein: MKNIDKNTNLLSKTILGLACLFSLSACNSNDEKSDAYGNFEAVEVVVSAQENGQLKSFEVNEGQKIKIEQQIGLIDTVLLHLQKEEMLAQINSLGDRVMSYHEQIEVYKAQKEKLTNDKDRLEKLFANEAATQQQLDDVNAALAINEKQLTATKRKIQDSNRATLSQYEPLSKKVDLINERIKRCTISSPISGTVLQKYVENGEMTGTGRPLFKVADLDIIKVKAYASATQLQKIKTGQKVTVLTDGQEGNMNQTQGVVEWISDKAEFTPKTIQTREERVSLVYAFKVRVDNKDGKFRIGMPAEINF; encoded by the coding sequence ATGAAAAATATAGATAAAAATACAAACCTACTATCGAAAACCATTCTTGGTTTAGCCTGCTTATTTTCTTTATCAGCATGTAACTCTAATGATGAGAAGTCAGATGCCTATGGAAATTTTGAAGCAGTTGAGGTCGTAGTATCTGCTCAAGAAAATGGACAATTAAAATCATTTGAGGTCAATGAAGGACAGAAGATAAAAATTGAACAGCAAATTGGGTTAATCGATACGGTATTACTCCATCTACAAAAAGAAGAAATGTTAGCTCAAATTAATAGCTTAGGAGATAGAGTGATGAGTTATCATGAACAAATCGAAGTATATAAAGCCCAGAAGGAAAAGTTAACTAACGATAAAGATCGATTAGAAAAACTATTCGCAAATGAAGCCGCTACTCAACAACAATTAGATGATGTTAATGCAGCTTTAGCCATTAATGAAAAGCAGCTAACAGCAACCAAAAGAAAGATCCAGGATTCTAATAGAGCTACGCTTAGCCAATATGAGCCTCTCAGTAAAAAAGTAGACTTGATTAATGAAAGAATTAAAAGATGTACGATTTCCTCTCCAATATCAGGTACTGTCTTACAAAAATATGTAGAAAATGGTGAAATGACTGGTACTGGAAGACCGCTATTCAAGGTAGCAGACCTTGATATCATTAAAGTCAAAGCCTACGCAAGTGCTACCCAACTTCAGAAGATTAAAACCGGACAAAAAGTGACTGTTTTAACAGATGGACAAGAAGGTAATATGAACCAAACGCAAGGTGTTGTCGAATGGATTTCTGATAAAGCTGAATTTACGCCCAAAACAATACAGACGAGAGAAGAAAGGGTAAGTCTTGTATATGCTTTTAAAGTCCGAGTTGATAATAAGGATGGAAAATTTAGAATAGGAATGCCAGCTGAAATCAACTTCTAA
- a CDS encoding aldo/keto reductase, with product MRYKLFGKTGLKVSELCLGTMTFGEDWGTGSDRNTSKEVFDNFVEAGGNFFDTANFYTNGTSEKYLGEFVGQERDKFVLATKYTLIEDSSHPNGTGNSRRNMMRTVEASLKRLNTDYIDILWLHMWDFTTQPEEVLRAMNDLISQGKVCYIGISDTPAWVVAKANTIAELRGWEAFAGLQVEYSLIARDVERELLPMANDFGMTTTIWSPLGAGLLSGKYNKEIDKDGRLTEKSVKYNSKNLSIAKKVVEIADKLGKSPAQVALNWLRAQNKNIIPIIGARKTNQIIDNIKCLDWQLDQLDLELLDGESAIDLGFPTKFLKEANPIQYAFGGWYDKIDQRK from the coding sequence ATGCGCTATAAATTATTTGGTAAAACAGGTTTAAAAGTTTCTGAACTATGTTTAGGTACCATGACTTTTGGGGAAGATTGGGGAACAGGTTCGGATAGAAATACATCCAAAGAAGTGTTTGATAACTTTGTAGAGGCCGGTGGTAATTTCTTTGATACTGCCAACTTTTATACGAATGGAACATCTGAGAAATACCTCGGTGAATTTGTAGGTCAGGAAAGAGATAAGTTTGTTCTTGCAACTAAATATACGCTCATCGAAGATTCCTCACATCCAAATGGAACAGGAAACTCTCGAAGAAATATGATGAGAACTGTTGAAGCATCCCTCAAGCGTTTAAACACTGATTATATTGACATCCTTTGGTTACATATGTGGGATTTTACTACACAACCAGAAGAAGTATTAAGAGCAATGAATGACTTAATCTCTCAGGGGAAAGTATGTTATATAGGAATATCAGATACACCTGCATGGGTGGTTGCAAAAGCAAATACGATTGCAGAATTAAGAGGATGGGAAGCTTTTGCAGGACTGCAAGTAGAGTATTCTTTAATTGCTCGTGATGTGGAAAGGGAATTATTACCTATGGCCAATGATTTTGGTATGACAACAACTATTTGGTCACCTCTTGGAGCTGGATTGTTATCAGGTAAATACAATAAAGAAATAGATAAGGATGGTAGGTTGACGGAAAAAAGTGTAAAGTATAATTCCAAAAATTTATCGATCGCTAAAAAAGTAGTTGAGATAGCAGATAAATTAGGGAAGAGTCCTGCTCAAGTAGCTTTAAATTGGTTGAGAGCACAGAATAAAAACATTATTCCAATTATTGGAGCAAGAAAAACGAATCAAATTATAGACAATATCAAATGTTTGGATTGGCAATTGGATCAGTTAGACCTTGAGTTGTTGGATGGAGAATCAGCAATTGATTTAGGTTTTCCTACTAAATTCTTGAAAGAGGCAAACCCAATACAATATGCTTTTGGAGGTTGGTATGATAAAATTGACCAGAGGAAGTAA
- a CDS encoding ABC transporter ATP-binding protein has protein sequence MNAVEVKNLKKSYGDVEALKGISFDVKENEIFGLIGPDGAGKTTLIRILASLLIADSGTVSVIGKDPDKDYAYIRNHIGYMPGKFSLYEDLSIKENLEFFATMFGTTIAKSYDLIKDIYQQIEPFNDRKAGALSGGMKQKLALSAALIHYPKILFLDEPTTGVDPVSRKEFWQIIKGLHQHNITIVVSTPYMDEADLCDRVALMDNGKILGIDTPQNVAESFDKILYAIEVKGSNYQLLKALRKFPNMESVFPFGEKLHYTDKREGDYTTELTHYLTENQFEEVDVKIIKSNTEDVFIRLMNKKDK, from the coding sequence ATGAATGCTGTAGAAGTAAAAAATCTTAAGAAGTCATACGGTGATGTCGAAGCTTTAAAAGGTATTTCATTTGATGTGAAAGAAAATGAAATATTTGGTCTAATTGGTCCTGATGGTGCTGGGAAAACCACACTAATTAGAATATTAGCCTCACTGCTTATTGCTGATAGTGGAACTGTATCTGTAATTGGAAAAGACCCTGATAAAGACTATGCCTATATCCGTAATCATATTGGCTATATGCCAGGTAAATTTTCCTTATATGAAGACTTATCAATCAAGGAGAATTTAGAATTCTTTGCCACAATGTTCGGTACAACAATAGCAAAGTCTTACGACCTGATAAAGGATATCTATCAACAAATTGAACCCTTTAATGATAGAAAAGCAGGTGCTCTTTCTGGGGGGATGAAGCAAAAATTAGCATTAAGTGCAGCACTTATTCATTATCCTAAGATTTTATTTCTTGATGAACCTACAACAGGTGTAGATCCTGTATCAAGAAAGGAGTTTTGGCAAATCATAAAAGGTCTCCATCAACATAATATTACTATTGTTGTTTCAACTCCATATATGGATGAAGCTGACTTGTGTGATCGAGTAGCCTTGATGGATAATGGCAAAATATTAGGAATAGACACCCCTCAAAATGTAGCGGAATCTTTTGATAAAATACTTTATGCTATAGAAGTAAAAGGAAGTAATTACCAACTTCTAAAAGCACTAAGAAAATTTCCCAATATGGAAAGTGTTTTTCCTTTTGGGGAGAAACTCCATTATACCGATAAACGAGAGGGTGATTATACGACAGAACTTACTCATTACCTTACGGAAAATCAATTTGAGGAGGTCGATGTCAAAATTATCAAATCGAATACAGAAGATGTCTTTATTCGATTAATGAATAAAAAAGATAAGTAA
- a CDS encoding TolC family protein — MRSKNKLLLPLLILYGCWHTADAQTIITFEQAEKEAVEKHPITTQREMYERMHQAGIESISKDKLPKFNLQGKLGYFSDVISPSDPNSPAAVVFPEIPHTQWSAYASVDYNLYDGGIKKKKIADKEAEYGVQMQENTVSQFKIKESVSQVYFAALSYQEQEILIKDGIIKEIENRIKEMEALQSGGAALPNSTDALKVEYHKAKQKLLSVQAQKDGALRVLSIWLERESEWKEIELTRPEILNENSNEILRPELTMFSLQAQRMDATSDLLHSQRMPKVGLFALGGYGTPNPYNFFEVDGDVFYQVGFKVQWSPFDYGKNKKERQVTQIQKEVINAELESFNKNINIQVSQIQARINQLETMITEDHEIIKIQENRAKRTKGALENGAATSSQYVTNLNELTDAKLNLSNHELELLQTRYHLAMTKGLL, encoded by the coding sequence ATGAGATCAAAAAATAAACTCCTCCTCCCCTTGCTTATTCTATATGGATGTTGGCATACTGCAGACGCACAAACCATCATTACATTTGAACAGGCTGAAAAAGAAGCTGTAGAAAAGCACCCCATTACAACTCAAAGAGAAATGTATGAAAGGATGCATCAAGCAGGCATAGAAAGTATCAGTAAAGACAAATTACCCAAGTTCAATTTACAGGGTAAACTTGGATACTTCTCAGATGTCATCTCTCCTTCTGACCCTAATTCTCCAGCTGCCGTAGTTTTTCCGGAAATTCCACATACTCAATGGTCTGCTTATGCCTCTGTAGATTATAACCTTTATGATGGAGGTATAAAAAAGAAAAAGATTGCAGATAAGGAAGCAGAATATGGTGTTCAAATGCAAGAGAACACTGTAAGTCAATTCAAGATCAAAGAATCTGTTTCTCAAGTGTATTTTGCGGCGTTAAGTTACCAAGAACAAGAAATACTAATAAAGGATGGTATTATTAAAGAGATCGAAAACCGCATCAAAGAAATGGAAGCTTTGCAAAGCGGTGGGGCGGCCTTACCTAATAGTACTGATGCTCTTAAAGTTGAGTACCATAAGGCAAAGCAGAAACTACTCTCTGTTCAGGCTCAAAAAGATGGAGCTTTAAGAGTATTATCTATTTGGTTAGAAAGGGAAAGTGAATGGAAAGAGATTGAATTAACAAGACCAGAGATATTAAATGAAAATTCTAATGAAATTCTTAGGCCTGAACTAACAATGTTCTCTCTACAAGCACAGAGAATGGATGCAACTAGCGATCTTCTTCACTCTCAGAGAATGCCTAAAGTTGGTCTTTTTGCACTTGGAGGATATGGAACACCTAACCCCTATAACTTTTTTGAGGTAGATGGAGATGTATTCTATCAAGTGGGATTTAAAGTACAATGGTCTCCTTTTGATTACGGTAAAAACAAAAAGGAAAGACAAGTTACTCAGATACAAAAAGAAGTGATTAATGCTGAATTAGAATCATTCAATAAAAATATAAATATTCAGGTTTCACAAATTCAAGCAAGAATTAATCAGCTAGAAACTATGATCACTGAAGATCATGAGATCATAAAAATTCAAGAAAATAGAGCAAAAAGGACGAAAGGTGCATTAGAAAATGGTGCAGCCACTTCTTCTCAATATGTTACAAATTTGAATGAATTAACGGATGCCAAGTTAAACCTCTCAAATCATGAATTGGAGTTATTACAAACTCGTTATCATTTAGCCATGACAAAAGGACTCCTTTAA
- the gap gene encoding type I glyceraldehyde-3-phosphate dehydrogenase — protein sequence MMAIKVGINGFGRIGRFVFRASVEREDIEVVGINDLIDVEYMAYMLKYDSTHGRFNGTVEIVDGNLVVNGKTVRVTAERNPEDLKWDAVGAEVVVESTGLFLTDETARKHITAGAKKVVMSAPSKDATPMFVMGVNNKEYAGQDIVSNASCTTNCLAPIAKVLNDKWGIKDGLMTTVHATTATQKTVDGPSMKDWRGGRGAGQNIIPSSTGAAKAVGKVIPELNGKLTGMAFRVPTPDVSVVDLTVNLEKAATYEEICAAMKEASEGELAGVLGYTEDMVVSNDFIGETQTSVFDANAGIALTDTFVKVVSWYDNEIGYSNKVLDLVAHIYNA from the coding sequence ATTATGGCAATTAAAGTAGGTATCAACGGGTTTGGCCGTATCGGACGTTTCGTATTTCGTGCTTCTGTAGAAAGAGAAGATATTGAAGTAGTAGGTATTAACGACCTTATTGATGTTGAGTACATGGCTTACATGTTAAAATATGATTCAACTCACGGACGTTTTAACGGTACTGTTGAAATCGTTGACGGTAACTTAGTTGTTAACGGTAAAACTGTACGTGTTACTGCTGAGCGTAACCCAGAAGATTTAAAGTGGGACGCAGTAGGCGCTGAGGTTGTAGTTGAATCAACTGGTTTATTCTTAACTGACGAAACTGCTCGTAAGCACATCACTGCAGGTGCTAAGAAAGTAGTTATGTCTGCTCCTTCTAAAGACGCAACTCCAATGTTCGTTATGGGTGTAAACAACAAAGAATATGCTGGTCAAGATATCGTTTCTAACGCTTCTTGTACTACTAACTGTTTAGCTCCTATCGCTAAAGTTCTTAACGACAAGTGGGGTATCAAAGACGGTTTAATGACTACAGTTCACGCTACAACTGCTACACAAAAGACAGTTGACGGTCCTTCAATGAAAGACTGGAGAGGTGGACGTGGTGCTGGTCAAAACATCATCCCTTCTTCTACTGGTGCAGCTAAAGCAGTAGGTAAAGTTATTCCTGAATTAAACGGAAAACTTACTGGTATGGCATTCCGTGTTCCAACTCCAGATGTTTCTGTAGTTGACTTAACAGTAAACTTAGAAAAAGCTGCTACTTACGAAGAAATCTGTGCTGCTATGAAAGAAGCATCAGAAGGTGAATTAGCAGGTGTTCTTGGTTACACTGAGGATATGGTTGTTTCTAACGACTTCATCGGTGAAACTCAAACTTCAGTATTTGATGCTAACGCTGGTATCGCTCTTACTGATACTTTCGTTAAAGTTGTATCTTGGTATGACAACGAAATCGGATACTCTAACAAAGTTCTTGACCTTGTTGCTCACATCTACAATGCTTAA
- a CDS encoding sigma-70 family RNA polymerase sigma factor — translation MSAEQAITEYRPLLYAVAYRILGVASDAEDMVQETFLKIMRVDLSKIEDIKNYLIRTITNTCLNHLEALKRKKEHLVDNWSNITNNFHFDPIENWSNDKATELSEGLKNMMKKLNDAELGVYLLKEAFNLNYNEITEIAKKKADHCRQLFHRSKLKLEEGKDKFNVDPEKHFQLFKKFQQANKDGEVGSLVDFIFGNKKSESIKKGKKYR, via the coding sequence ATGTCAGCTGAACAAGCTATCACAGAATACAGACCATTATTATATGCTGTAGCGTACAGAATCCTCGGTGTTGCAAGCGATGCCGAAGACATGGTGCAAGAAACCTTCTTAAAAATCATGAGAGTTGATCTCTCAAAGATTGAAGATATTAAGAACTATCTGATCAGAACAATTACAAATACTTGTTTAAATCATTTAGAAGCACTGAAAAGAAAAAAGGAACACCTAGTTGACAATTGGTCTAACATTACTAATAACTTTCACTTCGATCCTATAGAAAATTGGTCTAATGATAAAGCTACTGAATTATCAGAAGGACTTAAGAATATGATGAAGAAATTAAATGATGCTGAATTGGGAGTATACCTTCTTAAGGAAGCATTTAATTTAAACTATAATGAGATCACTGAAATCGCTAAAAAGAAAGCCGATCATTGTAGACAATTATTTCATCGATCAAAACTGAAACTAGAAGAAGGAAAGGATAAGTTCAATGTTGACCCAGAAAAGCATTTTCAACTTTTCAAAAAATTCCAACAAGCCAATAAAGATGGTGAGGTTGGAAGCCTAGTTGACTTCATTTTTGGCAATAAAAAGTCGGAATCGATAAAAAAAGGAAAAAAATATCGTTAA
- a CDS encoding ABC transporter ATP-binding protein: protein MEAEKIIETKDLTKKFGDFAAVNKISFDVKKGEIFGFLGANGAGKSTAMKMLTGLLTPTSGDAQVAGLNLYTQQEEIKKVIGYMSQKFSLYDDLSLQENIRFFGGIYGLPPKVLQERGDQMIDRLKLTDVKNKLLREVPLGWKQKIAFSVATLHQPKIVFLDEPTGGVDPITRRQFWEMIYEASDNGTTVFVTTHYMDEAEYCDRISIMVQGRIEGYGSTKELKSEFKSQNMDEVFIKLARGENYKLKS from the coding sequence ATGGAAGCAGAAAAAATTATTGAGACCAAAGATTTAACGAAAAAATTTGGAGATTTTGCTGCTGTCAATAAGATCTCTTTTGATGTAAAAAAAGGAGAAATTTTTGGTTTCCTTGGCGCCAATGGAGCTGGTAAAAGTACAGCAATGAAAATGCTTACAGGTCTTTTGACACCTACTTCCGGAGATGCACAAGTTGCTGGGCTTAATCTTTATACTCAGCAAGAAGAGATTAAGAAAGTTATCGGCTATATGAGTCAAAAATTCTCCTTGTACGATGATCTTTCTTTACAGGAAAACATCCGCTTTTTTGGTGGTATTTATGGCTTACCTCCAAAGGTATTACAAGAGAGAGGAGACCAAATGATCGACCGATTGAAATTGACTGATGTAAAAAATAAGTTGCTGAGAGAAGTTCCATTGGGATGGAAACAAAAAATTGCTTTTTCTGTAGCTACACTTCACCAACCAAAAATTGTATTCTTGGATGAACCAACCGGTGGAGTTGATCCCATTACAAGAAGACAATTCTGGGAAATGATCTATGAAGCAAGTGATAATGGAACCACCGTTTTTGTTACCACCCATTATATGGATGAAGCAGAATATTGTGACCGTATCTCCATCATGGTACAAGGTAGAATCGAAGGATACGGATCTACCAAAGAGTTAAAATCTGAATTTAAGTCTCAGAATATGGACGAAGTCTTTATCAAATTAGCTCGAGGAGAAAATTATAAGCTCAAATCGTAA
- a CDS encoding ABC transporter permease, which yields MGGLKFLLEKEFKQIFRDKGMLPLIFMMPILQLCVLSFAATFDVKNINIEIADLDNSVLSQQLIGKYEASKYFNLISFRHSTDNLGEGLQEGEVGIYLEIPKDFEKDIVNEIPTSIAIKVDAIDGMTAGVSVSYAQTIIQDFREEIGERYGIKETAIAKGQLPLQFNISNQNWYNKTLNYKFYMVPGLLVLLVSMIGMFLTSMNIVKEKEIGTIEQLNVTPISKAEFILGKLTPFWLIGMFVLTIGLLVAKLFFSVPMVGSLVIVYSFAIIYLFVVLGLGLFISTLADTQQQAMFIAWFFMIIFVLLSGLFTPIENMPDWAQKITLLNPVRYFIEVMRGVLLKGATWSDVKNNFLVIGVYAMIINLMAIFAYRKTN from the coding sequence ATGGGTGGATTAAAATTTTTACTCGAAAAAGAATTTAAACAGATCTTCAGAGATAAAGGCATGCTTCCTTTAATCTTTATGATGCCAATTCTACAGTTGTGTGTTTTATCTTTTGCTGCAACTTTTGATGTGAAGAACATTAATATTGAGATTGCAGATTTAGATAACAGTGTACTATCCCAGCAACTGATAGGTAAATATGAGGCATCAAAATACTTTAATCTTATTTCCTTTAGGCACTCTACAGACAATTTAGGAGAAGGTCTACAGGAAGGTGAAGTTGGTATATACCTTGAAATCCCTAAAGATTTTGAGAAAGATATCGTCAATGAAATACCCACTAGCATTGCTATCAAAGTAGATGCTATTGATGGTATGACTGCAGGTGTTTCTGTATCCTATGCTCAAACAATTATCCAAGACTTTAGAGAAGAAATTGGAGAACGTTATGGCATTAAAGAAACTGCTATTGCAAAAGGTCAACTTCCTTTACAATTCAATATATCCAACCAAAATTGGTACAATAAAACCTTGAATTACAAATTCTATATGGTGCCAGGTTTATTGGTGCTTTTGGTGAGTATGATTGGGATGTTTCTTACATCAATGAATATTGTAAAAGAAAAAGAAATTGGAACAATAGAACAGTTAAATGTAACTCCAATATCCAAGGCTGAATTTATACTAGGTAAACTCACTCCTTTTTGGCTTATTGGTATGTTTGTGCTCACAATTGGACTATTAGTGGCAAAACTATTCTTTAGTGTCCCTATGGTAGGTTCTTTAGTTATTGTATACAGTTTTGCCATTATCTATCTGTTTGTTGTTTTAGGTCTTGGGCTGTTTATTTCAACTTTAGCAGACACACAGCAACAAGCAATGTTTATTGCTTGGTTTTTCATGATCATCTTTGTTTTACTTAGTGGTCTATTTACTCCTATCGAAAACATGCCTGATTGGGCACAAAAAATTACTCTTTTGAACCCTGTAAGATATTTTATTGAGGTAATGAGAGGAGTTTTATTAAAAGGTGCTACATGGAGTGATGTAAAAAATAATTTCTTAGTCATTGGTGTCTATGCAATGATAATCAATCTAATGGCAATTTTTGCTTATCGTAAAACCAACTAA
- a CDS encoding M15 family metallopeptidase, with the protein MRYFFHLLLFFVSTHSFAQECDDQIKKKHWNYRVNLSTFIAIKEGVDINPKYIYYDFMDLPIGVPFNYLDYINIKGYKYVDIDKNKLLEPAFHSYQEMRSKALRDGININIRSSYRNKSTQEYVFHKHGPKVAENPGYSEHHLLTTMDIHYCGENTKLFLWMLKYGADYGWIPTYFFRTGSYIRKESWHWRYVGADAAYWFRCTWNYQYQSEINRLQAVFGHI; encoded by the coding sequence ATGAGATACTTTTTTCACTTACTCTTATTTTTTGTCTCTACTCATTCATTCGCACAAGAATGTGATGATCAAATCAAGAAGAAACACTGGAACTACAGAGTTAATCTTAGTACATTTATAGCAATAAAAGAAGGTGTAGATATTAACCCGAAATACATATACTACGATTTCATGGACCTTCCTATTGGTGTTCCTTTTAACTACTTAGATTACATCAATATTAAAGGATATAAATATGTTGACATCGATAAAAACAAACTATTAGAACCTGCCTTCCATTCATATCAGGAAATGCGTTCTAAAGCACTTCGAGATGGCATCAATATAAATATTCGTTCTTCCTATAGAAATAAGAGTACACAGGAATATGTTTTTCATAAACATGGGCCAAAGGTTGCAGAAAATCCAGGATATTCTGAACACCATTTGCTTACTACAATGGATATTCATTATTGTGGAGAAAATACTAAATTGTTCTTATGGATGTTGAAGTATGGTGCTGATTATGGATGGATTCCTACTTACTTTTTCCGTACAGGATCATACATAAGAAAAGAATCATGGCATTGGAGATACGTTGGAGCTGACGCCGCTTACTGGTTTAGGTGCACTTGGAACTACCAATACCAATCTGAAATCAATAGGTTACAAGCCGTCTTTGGACACATATAG
- a CDS encoding TetR/AcrR family transcriptional regulator, whose protein sequence is MDKKDKILEVAREVFQKKGKSGARMQEIADKAGVNKALLHYYFTNKEGLFKEVFTEMIRKTLLPLKINLLSGEDLEVKIKKFVAGYIDIMKENPNMVSFILGELRMNKIPIDPPEDIKESLNVLRVQLRDDDRFKTIDPFQIMSMIIGSCIFPFIGRPMLTRLGLEDEQTYEQFLEDRKEILPDIILDGIRNR, encoded by the coding sequence ATGGATAAAAAAGATAAAATTCTTGAAGTAGCGAGAGAAGTATTTCAAAAAAAAGGGAAGAGCGGAGCAAGGATGCAAGAAATTGCGGATAAAGCCGGTGTCAACAAAGCTTTGCTCCATTACTACTTTACGAATAAAGAAGGATTGTTTAAGGAAGTATTTACAGAGATGATTCGAAAAACATTATTGCCTTTAAAAATCAATCTTTTGAGTGGTGAGGACTTAGAAGTAAAAATTAAGAAGTTCGTTGCAGGATACATTGATATAATGAAAGAAAACCCCAATATGGTATCTTTTATTCTTGGCGAATTAAGAATGAATAAAATACCTATTGACCCACCTGAAGATATAAAAGAAAGTCTCAATGTATTGAGAGTTCAATTACGCGATGACGATCGATTTAAAACTATCGACCCTTTTCAAATCATGTCTATGATCATTGGTAGTTGTATTTTCCCATTTATTGGGAGGCCGATGTTAACTCGATTAGGCCTGGAAGATGAACAAACATATGAGCAGTTTTTAGAAGACAGAAAAGAAATATTACCTGATATAATTTTAGATGGAATAAGAAATAGATAA
- a CDS encoding DUF7935 family protein — protein MTTDFLDLLKMTIPAGAVLYGAYFIVKMFLQKEYDSLSIKYKGNQLEQTLPLRLQAFERLALFLERISYRELLDRVDYSVMDVVTLQHALVLTIKEEFNHNLSQQIYVSNELWEMIRGAKEEEISFINQVAKSLGDKSTGFDLAKTLLEQSLQQESSPVDVALTQLKSEVSHLF, from the coding sequence ATGACAACAGACTTTTTAGATTTACTTAAAATGACAATCCCTGCGGGGGCTGTACTATATGGAGCATATTTTATTGTAAAGATGTTTTTACAAAAGGAATATGATAGCCTATCTATAAAATATAAGGGTAATCAACTAGAACAAACATTGCCATTGAGATTACAAGCCTTTGAGCGTTTGGCTTTATTTCTTGAAAGGATCTCATACAGAGAACTTTTAGATAGAGTTGATTATTCAGTAATGGACGTTGTAACGTTACAACATGCCTTAGTATTAACCATAAAAGAAGAATTCAATCATAACTTATCTCAACAGATCTATGTATCCAATGAACTTTGGGAAATGATTAGAGGAGCTAAGGAAGAAGAAATTTCATTTATCAACCAAGTTGCAAAGTCTTTGGGGGATAAATCGACAGGTTTTGATTTAGCGAAAACCTTACTAGAACAAAGCTTACAACAAGAAAGTTCTCCTGTTGATGTGGCATTGACTCAATTAAAATCTGAGGTAAGTCACTTATTCTAA
- a CDS encoding ABC transporter permease, translating into MNRLKGIIKKEFFHIFRDKRTLLILFGIPIVQIVLFGFAISTEIKQVKIAVLDMAKDEHSQKITEKVLSTPYFVLDKYLNDTKEIDETFKEGKIKATLVFPPKFSEELERTNQANVQIIADASDPNTGTQIGSFLQLQVQEYLITNEFSKGGIKIPALINAEVEMRYNKELKSAYMFVPGLITIILMLVCTMMTSIAITREIETGTMEVLLASPMHPAIILLGKVLPYLLLSFANASLILGLGKFIFYVPIVGNPLLLAAEIGLYCLVVLALGIFISTVARTQQLALMISLFALFLPTMLLSGFIFPVENMPLPLQIISRIVPATYFNIIIKAIMLKGASFSIIWKETVILIGIFIVLMGVSTKRFKIRLE; encoded by the coding sequence ATGAATAGATTAAAAGGGATTATAAAAAAAGAGTTCTTTCACATCTTTAGAGATAAAAGAACTTTACTAATACTCTTTGGAATTCCAATTGTCCAAATTGTGTTATTTGGTTTTGCCATATCAACTGAAATCAAGCAAGTGAAAATTGCTGTATTAGATATGGCTAAAGACGAGCATAGTCAAAAAATCACTGAAAAAGTGTTATCTACTCCATATTTTGTATTGGATAAGTACCTAAACGATACTAAAGAAATTGATGAGACTTTTAAAGAAGGAAAGATCAAAGCCACTTTAGTATTTCCTCCAAAATTCAGTGAAGAATTGGAGAGGACAAATCAGGCCAATGTTCAAATTATTGCTGATGCCTCAGATCCAAACACCGGAACTCAAATAGGCAGTTTTTTACAACTTCAAGTTCAGGAGTATTTAATCACCAATGAATTTTCAAAAGGAGGGATAAAAATTCCTGCATTAATTAATGCGGAAGTTGAAATGAGGTACAATAAAGAATTGAAGTCCGCTTATATGTTTGTTCCAGGTCTCATCACTATCATATTAATGCTGGTTTGTACGATGATGACTTCAATTGCCATCACAAGAGAAATAGAAACAGGAACAATGGAAGTATTATTAGCCTCGCCAATGCATCCGGCTATTATATTATTAGGTAAAGTACTCCCTTATCTCCTATTATCTTTTGCTAATGCCTCTTTAATACTCGGATTAGGTAAATTTATCTTTTATGTACCTATTGTAGGTAATCCACTATTATTAGCTGCAGAAATTGGTCTTTATTGTTTGGTAGTATTGGCATTAGGAATTTTTATTTCGACAGTAGCTAGAACACAACAATTGGCATTAATGATTTCATTATTTGCTTTATTTCTTCCAACAATGCTTCTATCTGGATTTATTTTTCCAGTAGAAAATATGCCTTTGCCTCTTCAAATTATTTCAAGAATAGTTCCTGCTACTTATTTCAATATCATCATAAAAGCTATCATGCTAAAAGGAGCGAGTTTTTCTATCATTTGGAAAGAAACAGTCATTCTTATAGGCATCTTTATCGTTCTGATGGGAGTAAGTACCAAACGTTTTAAGATAAGATTAGAATAA